The proteins below are encoded in one region of Candidatus Poribacteria bacterium:
- a CDS encoding LamG domain-containing protein, translating to MKRLIYLLTLTLVIAALSNNGYTEPVVTDGLVSYWTFDRQDIDGGTVKDVWGENDGKIVGAPKIVDGHVGEALEFDGSDDYVNLTNLGDFGEQVGTSTFEAWVKTGFKKNWTTLFKVLDQGCNMAWAIDVNRSAKAGFPLAEDIVHYYVRQKSAAGCNAIAVEIEFALSDGKWHHIVFAIVDAGKAEVSIYMDGEPQEVIEGAVKDLDTFVPFVEPVYIGAANNRGNVERHFPGIIDEVRIYDRPLTADEVTRNFESKIGLSVQAAEKLSIVWATLKTEL from the coding sequence ATGAAAAGACTAATCTATCTCCTTACGCTTACACTGGTTATTGCAGCACTTTCCAACAACGGATATACAGAGCCAGTGGTGACAGATGGACTTGTGAGTTATTGGACTTTTGACCGGCAGGACATTGATGGCGGCACAGTCAAAGATGTCTGGGGCGAAAATGATGGGAAAATCGTCGGTGCTCCAAAGATTGTTGACGGTCACGTGGGGGAAGCACTCGAATTTGATGGCTCTGATGATTATGTCAACTTGACAAACCTCGGCGATTTTGGAGAGCAGGTCGGTACCTCTACATTTGAAGCTTGGGTCAAAACCGGTTTCAAGAAGAATTGGACGACGCTATTTAAAGTCCTTGATCAGGGGTGCAATATGGCGTGGGCAATCGATGTCAACCGGAGTGCGAAAGCGGGTTTTCCGCTTGCTGAAGACATTGTCCACTATTACGTCCGTCAGAAATCGGCGGCGGGCTGCAACGCCATCGCTGTTGAAATTGAATTTGCCCTGTCAGACGGCAAATGGCATCACATCGTTTTCGCAATTGTAGACGCTGGCAAAGCCGAAGTCAGTATCTATATGGATGGTGAACCACAAGAGGTGATCGAAGGTGCTGTAAAAGACCTCGACACCTTTGTTCCGTTTGTGGAGCCGGTCTATATCGGTGCGGCGAACAATCGCGGCAATGTTGAGCGGCATTTCCCCGGTATCATTGATGAGGTACGTATTTACGACCGACCGCTCACAGCTGACGAAGTAACCCGTAATTTTGAATCCAAAATAGGTTTGTCCGTTCAAGCTGCCGAGAAGTTATCTATTGTCTGGGCGACCTTGAAGACAGAATTATAG
- a CDS encoding phytanoyl-CoA dioxygenase family protein: MFTPHEKWFFDHHGFIILRKVVPPEDIQRMIELGNQWYDTPLEELPPPLTSTSRTGDRSATIAHWINHIQYGDPVFQRLVLNREIMRVIIALTRGTPCLVDCALTKNYKTSDDIHFHASGQDYSVDESGPRAGFLNAGTSLVDVPSGTGFVCLPGSHKRNFEPPDDLSIYDGPPTVINVPVNAGDCVIFTEALYHGGRRWTESYPRYTIFNRYIDNASHNSLPIESHKHLISDEVYELEQPAVRGQRKQVVKRILSELDAR, encoded by the coding sequence ATGTTCACACCTCACGAAAAATGGTTTTTTGACCACCACGGATTCATCATCCTCCGTAAAGTCGTGCCACCTGAGGACATCCAACGAATGATTGAACTCGGTAACCAGTGGTACGACACGCCCTTGGAAGAACTTCCACCACCGCTCACCTCTACCTCCCGAACAGGTGATCGTTCCGCGACGATTGCCCATTGGATTAATCATATCCAATACGGCGACCCTGTCTTCCAACGGCTTGTGCTTAACCGAGAGATTATGCGGGTGATTATCGCCCTGACGCGAGGGACTCCCTGTCTCGTTGATTGTGCCTTGACGAAGAACTACAAAACCTCCGATGACATCCACTTCCATGCCTCCGGTCAAGATTATAGCGTGGACGAATCTGGACCTCGAGCGGGTTTCCTCAACGCTGGGACTTCGTTAGTTGACGTGCCATCAGGGACAGGGTTCGTCTGTCTGCCCGGAAGCCATAAGCGTAACTTTGAACCGCCTGATGACCTCTCAATCTATGATGGCCCCCCAACGGTTATCAACGTCCCTGTCAACGCTGGCGATTGTGTTATCTTTACTGAAGCACTCTATCACGGTGGAAGACGCTGGACGGAATCCTATCCCCGATACACTATTTTTAATCGTTATATTGACAACGCATCACACAATTCCCTTCCCATTGAGAGCCACAAACATCTGATTTCGGACGAGGTCTACGAGTTGGAGCAGCCCGCAGTTCGGGGACAACGGAAACAAGTTGTAAAACGGATTTTGAGTGAATTAGACGCACGCTGA
- a CDS encoding sigma-70 family RNA polymerase sigma factor has protein sequence MRNNDAELIQQTLTGDQRAFGTLVRRYQKPLHALVWRKIGDFHIAEEITQDIFLNVYKKLQTLKNPNRFAGWLYVIASRRCIAWLKKKRIPMKSLDAMPPEELEELAYAQYHAERQDEVVSERHREIVKRLLQKLPESERTVVTLHYLGDMSCEDISKFLGVSPNTVKSRLHRARKRLKKEERMVRDVLGGFQLSASLTENILREVAHIEPTTPAGGKPWIPWAVAASTTIFVILLMGSGTQYLARFQQPYSLNVRSETTVELVDTPLVHASKKKIDVRNQFGNTDVPGRNNRNTHLGADARQIVADQSERSDTSIVKSRWIPMGGPEGTSGGRAGLFATSKRTLYAVAARGIYRLTENKDAWTLICESSPTRQFQAPMAEHENMLYVLTPNHLLASTDEGETWDTVGPRPKGRAFELLITDRAFYLVFEKHIFRSDDAGKSWIPMMQELHAQITKRNASPDISISDAVALDNSVFVGTNQGLYRVTTGVWERLPFYGPQFINSLIATEGKLYVVAGPDFTQSTIFEYQSLDFSVEILKAPPRIFRSIDLGDTWVDISPAIGKNERGELWMEIPPTDDKFRLQMFSGLQLVAVGERLVVMGTRVLLYSQDNGDTWTDIGKDINIGENALSQSVFPVVALDENNFYTSDITGIARSMDAGVSWHPFSNGMVNSHIQSLIPLENALCALTPEGVVKSTDIGESWTSIGIDAHAIVVKKGKLQKKQTAPDLLSDAKIAKDKGSLYVSNSTADSVGFYRLSTDGGVLMSVQGIPAFVEDTLQVEWQKKINNAPGDRGLNRKQKADRPRIIEEYLTNGGFTITDETVFMEFRHQLFRWRKGEAQWFNTGIIDTTERAAGADASKGLTLAASQNVVYAGKRDGSLFQSLDSGKNWKEITANLPFVFTYFEEIVFAGSTVYVVTDQGVMNSHDGVNWNALTDTKGDRIQMTRIAVDGDTVYGVCSQGVYRMDTGTDTWIQMASEIPYKITAFAVDRGIFYIGTRRRGVLRLHLDQSNN, from the coding sequence ATGCGAAACAACGACGCTGAATTAATTCAACAAACCTTAACAGGCGACCAGCGCGCTTTCGGTACACTTGTACGAAGGTACCAAAAACCGCTCCATGCACTTGTATGGCGGAAAATAGGCGACTTCCACATTGCTGAGGAGATCACGCAGGATATTTTTCTTAACGTTTACAAAAAACTACAGACATTGAAAAATCCGAATCGGTTTGCGGGATGGCTTTATGTAATTGCTTCCCGCCGATGTATCGCTTGGTTAAAAAAGAAGCGGATTCCAATGAAATCGTTAGATGCGATGCCACCAGAGGAATTGGAAGAGCTGGCTTACGCACAATATCACGCGGAACGACAAGACGAGGTCGTGAGTGAACGGCACCGCGAAATTGTCAAACGTCTCCTTCAGAAATTGCCGGAGAGTGAACGCACCGTTGTAACGCTCCACTATCTCGGTGACATGTCATGCGAAGACATTAGCAAGTTTTTGGGTGTATCACCGAACACCGTCAAGAGTCGGCTCCATCGCGCTCGCAAGCGATTGAAGAAAGAGGAACGCATGGTTCGTGACGTTTTGGGCGGTTTCCAGTTATCCGCGTCGTTAACTGAGAATATTCTGAGAGAAGTTGCTCATATCGAACCCACAACACCAGCGGGGGGTAAGCCGTGGATACCGTGGGCAGTAGCAGCTTCAACGACCATTTTCGTTATACTTTTGATGGGAAGCGGTACACAGTATTTAGCCCGTTTCCAGCAGCCCTACAGTTTGAATGTTAGATCAGAGACAACCGTTGAACTCGTTGACACGCCTCTTGTTCATGCCTCAAAGAAAAAAATTGATGTCAGAAATCAATTTGGGAATACTGACGTACCGGGTAGAAATAACAGAAACACTCATCTCGGAGCGGATGCACGCCAAATTGTTGCCGACCAATCGGAGCGATCCGATACATCCATTGTAAAATCGCGGTGGATTCCGATGGGCGGACCAGAAGGCACTTCTGGTGGCAGAGCCGGTTTGTTTGCGACATCCAAGCGAACCCTTTACGCCGTTGCAGCAAGGGGGATTTACAGGTTGACAGAAAACAAAGATGCCTGGACCCTTATCTGCGAAAGCAGCCCAACCCGTCAGTTTCAGGCACCGATGGCAGAACATGAAAATATGCTCTATGTTTTAACACCCAATCATCTATTAGCCTCAACCGATGAGGGTGAGACATGGGATACCGTTGGTCCGCGACCAAAGGGACGTGCTTTTGAGTTGCTCATCACAGACAGAGCATTTTACCTTGTTTTTGAAAAACATATCTTTCGGTCTGACGATGCTGGTAAAAGTTGGATACCGATGATGCAGGAGTTGCACGCCCAGATTACAAAAAGGAATGCTTCACCTGACATCTCAATTTCGGACGCTGTCGCGCTTGACAACAGTGTATTTGTTGGGACAAACCAAGGACTTTACCGTGTTACCACCGGCGTTTGGGAGAGGTTGCCTTTCTACGGTCCCCAATTTATTAATTCATTGATCGCTACCGAGGGTAAACTTTATGTTGTAGCGGGTCCCGATTTTACACAGTCTACAATATTTGAGTATCAAAGCTTAGATTTTTCAGTTGAGATATTAAAGGCGCCGCCGAGAATTTTTCGGTCAATCGACCTTGGCGATACTTGGGTCGATATTTCACCGGCGATAGGAAAAAACGAAAGAGGGGAGTTATGGATGGAGATACCGCCAACAGATGACAAGTTCCGACTCCAAATGTTCAGTGGTCTCCAGTTAGTCGCAGTTGGCGAAAGGCTCGTAGTGATGGGGACACGCGTCTTACTATATTCACAGGATAACGGCGATACGTGGACAGACATCGGAAAAGACATCAACATTGGCGAGAATGCGTTGAGTCAGAGCGTTTTCCCAGTTGTCGCGTTGGACGAAAATAACTTTTATACCTCGGATATTACAGGGATAGCCCGATCAATGGATGCTGGTGTTTCGTGGCACCCCTTTTCCAACGGAATGGTGAACTCTCATATTCAGAGTTTGATTCCCCTTGAAAACGCGCTCTGTGCACTCACTCCTGAAGGTGTGGTTAAATCAACGGATATCGGAGAATCGTGGACATCCATTGGGATAGATGCTCATGCTATCGTTGTGAAAAAAGGGAAACTTCAAAAGAAACAGACGGCTCCAGATTTGCTGAGCGATGCCAAAATTGCGAAGGATAAGGGTTCACTTTATGTCAGTAACAGTACAGCCGATAGCGTCGGTTTTTATCGCCTTTCTACTGATGGAGGTGTACTGATGTCCGTTCAAGGAATTCCGGCTTTTGTTGAGGATACACTGCAGGTTGAATGGCAGAAAAAAATTAATAATGCGCCTGGCGATCGTGGATTAAATCGCAAGCAAAAAGCGGATAGGCCCCGTATCATTGAAGAATATCTGACGAACGGTGGTTTTACAATTACCGACGAAACCGTCTTTATGGAATTCCGACACCAACTTTTCAGATGGCGAAAAGGTGAAGCCCAATGGTTCAATACGGGTATCATAGATACCACCGAACGTGCTGCCGGTGCAGATGCATCCAAAGGTCTCACGCTCGCGGCTTCACAGAACGTCGTCTATGCTGGTAAACGGGATGGATCCCTATTTCAATCGCTTGACAGCGGAAAGAATTGGAAAGAGATTACCGCAAATTTACCTTTTGTTTTCACATATTTTGAAGAGATAGTTTTTGCTGGTTCCACCGTTTATGTCGTAACAGATCAAGGTGTTATGAACTCTCATGACGGTGTCAATTGGAACGCACTCACCGATACCAAAGGAGACCGAATTCAGATGACTCGGATAGCGGTAGATGGTGATACGGTCTACGGTGTGTGCAGCCAAGGCGTTTATCGCATGGACACCGGAACAGATACATGGATTCAGATGGCATCCGAGATTCCATACAAGATAACGGCTTTCGCCGTTGACCGCGGTATCTTCTACATCGGTACACGACGCCGCGGTGTACTCCGTCTGCATCTTGACCAATCCAACAATTAA
- a CDS encoding PQQ-binding-like beta-propeller repeat protein, giving the protein MPAIAGDWPTWRGPNQDGTSTETGLISSWSVEGENLLWEAEFIGRSTPIVLNGRVYVMGRVGKDITEQERVACFDAETGERLWNYQFNVFHTTITFNRVGWTSLAGDPETGNIYAHGVQGLFFCFDKDGNVLWSRSLTEEYGRISGYGGRVHTPIIAGDLVVISYLNSGWGDQAATRHRYFAFDKRTGELIWISTPGGRPLDTTYSTPVVTTINGQQLIIGGNADGGIYAMKQNTGEMVWGFKLSQRGINTSVIVSGTKVYASHSEENIDNTEMGRVVCIDATGTGDVTKTHELWRYDAVNVGYASPTIHGGHLYVVDNSANVHAVNADTGELLWMHNIGKVGKGSPVWADGKLYVPEVNGGFAILQPSEDKCETLSTQEISRAAEEHYVEIYGSPAIADGRIYFTTEERLYCLGGKN; this is encoded by the coding sequence ATGCCTGCTATCGCTGGCGATTGGCCGACGTGGCGGGGACCAAACCAAGACGGCACCTCAACTGAAACTGGGTTAATCTCATCTTGGTCGGTTGAAGGTGAGAACCTACTCTGGGAAGCGGAATTTATCGGACGTTCAACACCGATTGTGCTCAACGGCAGAGTCTACGTCATGGGGCGTGTCGGTAAAGACATCACCGAACAGGAACGCGTTGCCTGCTTCGACGCAGAAACCGGTGAACGCCTATGGAATTATCAGTTTAACGTCTTTCACACCACCATCACCTTCAACCGAGTCGGCTGGACGAGCCTCGCTGGCGACCCAGAGACAGGGAATATCTATGCGCACGGTGTCCAAGGACTTTTCTTCTGCTTCGACAAGGATGGCAATGTCCTTTGGTCGCGTTCACTCACAGAGGAATATGGACGGATATCGGGTTACGGGGGGCGCGTTCATACTCCCATTATTGCTGGCGACCTCGTCGTGATTAGTTATCTCAATTCGGGTTGGGGCGATCAAGCCGCAACACGCCACCGCTATTTTGCCTTCGATAAACGGACCGGCGAACTGATTTGGATTTCAACCCCCGGCGGTAGACCCTTAGACACAACTTACTCCACGCCAGTCGTTACCACTATCAATGGACAGCAGCTCATTATTGGTGGTAACGCTGATGGCGGTATCTACGCCATGAAACAGAATACCGGAGAGATGGTCTGGGGATTTAAACTGAGTCAACGCGGTATCAATACATCTGTCATCGTTTCAGGCACGAAGGTCTACGCCTCGCATAGCGAAGAGAATATAGACAATACAGAGATGGGACGCGTCGTTTGTATTGACGCAACCGGCACCGGGGATGTCACTAAAACCCACGAACTCTGGCGGTATGACGCGGTTAACGTTGGATACGCGTCTCCGACAATTCACGGTGGACACCTCTATGTTGTGGATAATTCCGCTAACGTTCATGCTGTGAATGCGGATACAGGTGAGCTTCTCTGGATGCACAACATCGGCAAAGTCGGTAAAGGTTCTCCTGTCTGGGCAGATGGAAAACTCTATGTCCCGGAAGTCAACGGTGGTTTTGCGATCCTTCAACCCAGTGAAGATAAGTGTGAGACGTTAAGCACGCAAGAGATCAGTCGGGCAGCGGAGGAGCATTACGTCGAGATTTACGGTTCACCGGCTATCGCTGATGGACGTATCTATTTCACGACAGAAGAACGCCTCTACTGTCTCGGAGGGAAAAATTAA
- a CDS encoding PQQ-binding-like beta-propeller repeat protein has translation MKPFWQSRFIYIIKLAVFLPFMVSAVSPEKEIALWGGTLSRNMVSDEKNIPASWDLETGENIKWTAELGSQSYAGPLIIGGKVFVGTNNKALYNPKLTGDRGNLMAFRESDGKFLWQSTHTKLPAGRVNDWPLQGICSTPFIEGDRLYYISNRCEVVCVDTEGFLDGENDGPFTDETETSEIDGDIIWSYDMMDELDVFPHNLATCSPLAVGDLLFLETSNGVDEGHIHIPSPDAPSFIALNKNTGELVWEDASPAENILHGQWSNPAYGVIKGVPQVIIPGGDGWVYAFAPETGDIIWKFDCNPKDSVWELGGRGTRNNIISTPVVYDDKVFIAVGQDPEHGEGVGHLWCIDASQTGDITETAGVWHFGGEQFNRTMSTVAIADGLLYISDLSGFLYCLDVNTGDLYWKHDAFAAIWGSPYVVDGKVYLGDEDGDVVILKAGKTEQVLFETNMGSAVYTTPVAVNGVLYIVTRNTLVAISE, from the coding sequence TTGAAACCTTTTTGGCAATCACGATTTATCTACATCATAAAACTCGCGGTATTTCTTCCTTTTATGGTGTCTGCCGTCTCCCCGGAAAAAGAGATCGCCTTGTGGGGCGGCACGCTAAGCCGTAATATGGTCTCCGACGAAAAGAATATCCCCGCAAGTTGGGATTTGGAAACCGGTGAAAATATCAAATGGACAGCAGAGCTCGGTTCGCAAAGTTACGCAGGACCCCTCATCATTGGCGGGAAAGTTTTCGTCGGTACAAATAACAAGGCACTCTACAACCCAAAACTGACCGGTGATCGCGGGAATCTTATGGCATTTCGCGAATCCGATGGCAAATTCCTCTGGCAATCGACCCACACCAAACTCCCGGCAGGCAGGGTAAACGACTGGCCCCTGCAGGGAATCTGTTCCACGCCGTTTATTGAAGGTGATCGACTCTACTATATCTCCAACCGTTGTGAAGTCGTCTGTGTTGACACTGAAGGTTTCCTTGATGGTGAAAACGACGGCCCCTTTACCGACGAAACCGAAACAAGTGAGATTGATGGAGACATCATTTGGAGCTACGATATGATGGACGAGTTAGATGTCTTTCCACACAATCTCGCGACCTGTTCACCACTCGCAGTTGGTGATCTTCTTTTCTTGGAAACGAGTAACGGTGTTGATGAAGGGCATATACATATCCCTTCACCAGATGCTCCATCCTTTATTGCTTTGAATAAGAATACAGGAGAACTTGTGTGGGAGGATGCCTCCCCTGCCGAAAATATACTGCACGGGCAGTGGTCAAACCCCGCTTACGGTGTTATCAAAGGTGTCCCGCAGGTTATCATCCCTGGTGGTGATGGTTGGGTCTATGCGTTTGCGCCGGAAACAGGTGATATCATCTGGAAGTTTGACTGTAATCCTAAAGATTCCGTTTGGGAACTCGGCGGACGTGGCACACGCAACAACATCATCTCAACCCCTGTTGTTTATGACGACAAGGTTTTTATCGCTGTTGGACAAGACCCGGAACACGGTGAAGGCGTAGGACATCTCTGGTGCATTGATGCTTCACAAACCGGCGATATTACCGAGACCGCAGGTGTATGGCATTTCGGCGGTGAACAGTTCAATCGCACAATGTCCACTGTAGCTATTGCTGATGGCCTCCTCTATATCTCAGACTTGAGCGGATTCCTCTATTGCTTGGATGTGAACACTGGGGATCTCTATTGGAAACACGATGCTTTCGCTGCAATTTGGGGTTCCCCCTATGTTGTGGACGGCAAGGTTTATCTCGGCGACGAAGATGGCGATGTTGTTATCCTGAAAGCAGGTAAAACTGAACAGGTACTGTTTGAAACCAATATGGGTAGTGCTGTTTATACGACACCTGTGGCAGTGAACGGGGTGCTTTACATTGTAACCCGTAATACACTGGTTGCAATTTCTGAATAG
- a CDS encoding CopG family antitoxin: MKALQVPEFSTYEEEAAFWDNLDTADFMGDDGEWFRFETNQAIRVAILPEIAEELMKKARARGVSIETLVNVVLVEHVRESVEHID, encoded by the coding sequence ATGAAAGCGTTGCAGGTACCAGAATTTTCAACTTACGAGGAAGAAGCCGCTTTTTGGGATAACCTTGACACCGCCGATTTTATGGGAGACGATGGAGAATGGTTTCGTTTTGAGACGAATCAAGCGATTCGTGTGGCAATTCTTCCGGAAATCGCTGAAGAACTTATGAAAAAAGCGCGCGCGCGAGGTGTGTCAATTGAGACCTTAGTGAATGTTGTTTTAGTTGAGCACGTTAGGGAATCAGTTGAACACATTGATTAG
- a CDS encoding aldehyde dehydrogenase family protein produces the protein MIHIPILRAGRSYRSLNTVRVPHIKTGKPLVEVSQASRGLIAKDLVDIALQKEVLGQRSVAELVAICKEAARLFTTATLPLDGTDQSPTDYIQQVSGTTGLPEALCQQNLVKIQGVLENIDTVLDGLTRGLDLQVLDTGWGVQNGRTLSYVCETDSLGAVLPSNSPGVHSLWVPAIPLKVPLVLKPGREEPWTPYRIAQAFIEAGAPAEAFSFYPTDYSGANEILVRCGRSMLFGGGSTVAPWLNTPRVEIHGPGRSKIIIHEGEQSDWEQYLDLIMESVAKNGGRSCINASGVWVTAYGREIAEALTERLERIEPKPLDHPQAGIAAWANPKAAHSISSLIDQHLKEPGATELTMGDRVVELDGCTFLRPTVIWCEDAEHPLANTEFPFPFVSVVEVSPAELVEAIDATLVATAITEDASLIQNLIATPLIDRLNLGAIPTNQISWDSPHEGNLFEHLYRQRAFQHG, from the coding sequence ATGATACACATTCCAATTCTACGCGCCGGACGTTCTTACAGAAGTCTGAACACCGTTCGTGTGCCGCATATTAAAACAGGTAAACCCTTGGTTGAGGTGAGCCAAGCCAGCCGTGGCTTGATAGCGAAAGACCTCGTGGACATCGCCCTCCAAAAAGAGGTACTTGGGCAACGTTCTGTTGCCGAATTAGTCGCTATCTGCAAGGAGGCAGCACGTCTTTTCACAACGGCAACGCTGCCACTTGACGGGACCGACCAATCGCCAACGGATTATATCCAACAGGTCTCTGGGACAACCGGTCTACCCGAAGCACTCTGTCAGCAGAATTTAGTCAAGATTCAGGGTGTATTGGAAAACATAGACACGGTTTTGGACGGACTCACCCGCGGACTCGATTTGCAAGTGCTTGACACTGGGTGGGGTGTCCAAAATGGACGGACGTTGAGTTATGTCTGTGAAACGGATTCCTTGGGTGCTGTCCTGCCGAGCAATTCACCGGGCGTGCATTCGTTGTGGGTGCCTGCTATTCCGTTGAAAGTGCCGCTCGTCCTAAAACCGGGACGCGAGGAGCCGTGGACACCCTATCGGATAGCACAAGCGTTTATCGAAGCGGGTGCTCCCGCGGAGGCGTTCAGTTTCTATCCTACCGATTATTCTGGTGCTAATGAAATCCTTGTCCGATGTGGGCGTTCTATGCTTTTCGGTGGTGGTTCAACCGTCGCACCGTGGCTCAACACGCCCCGTGTTGAAATCCACGGACCGGGACGTAGTAAAATCATCATCCACGAAGGAGAACAGAGCGATTGGGAGCAATATCTCGATCTCATCATGGAATCGGTCGCTAAGAACGGTGGGCGCTCCTGTATTAACGCCTCTGGTGTCTGGGTGACAGCATACGGGCGTGAGATTGCTGAGGCGTTGACGGAACGCTTAGAACGTATTGAGCCGAAACCCTTGGATCACCCACAAGCCGGAATCGCAGCGTGGGCGAATCCGAAGGCTGCCCACAGTATTTCCTCGCTTATCGATCAACACCTTAAGGAACCGGGGGCAACGGAATTGACAATGGGTGATCGAGTCGTCGAATTAGATGGCTGCACTTTTCTCAGACCGACTGTGATATGGTGTGAGGATGCGGAACACCCGTTGGCGAATACTGAATTCCCGTTCCCGTTTGTGAGTGTCGTGGAAGTTTCACCAGCGGAATTAGTTGAAGCCATCGACGCGACACTCGTTGCTACCGCGATTACAGAAGATGCATCGCTCATACAGAATCTCATAGCAACACCGCTTATTGACCGGCTGAATTTAGGTGCAATCCCGACGAATCAGATCTCTTGGGATAGCCCGCATGAGGGAAATCTGTTCGAGCATCTCTATCGGCAGCGTGCTTTTCAGCATGGGTAG
- a CDS encoding sulfatase-like hydrolase/transferase translates to MTDNPNVILIFADDLGRGMLSCYGQQHFETPNIDRLANEGMKFNHAYGCAFCAPSRASMLTGLHDCHDGTWTYTQGGLYHRLSAGELTLDQITELIHTTGLQADPDDVFLAQIAEEAGYVTGQIGKLEWGFATTGARIRRHGWQYHYGYYDHQRCHGFYPPYLFENGQPTPIRGNTHDDCGVHPNTESPKNMEIRSNRQGKAVYSQDIFNEKIIEFLRDHKDNPFFLYHPSQLPHGPIAIPDIHPAVKQSSELTTFEKEYASMILKLDETVGIILDELERLGIDDRTMIVFSADNGHEVYYRQEGRTTGRQVDLDGNRFDDITTKFYSETGGDVFNGNDGMGGLKWSSWEGGTRIPYIVRLPGKITPSSVSDLMLTNYDLMPTLADFIGAEMLQDKDGVSFLPTLLERHEDQQHHEWVIYASRLGPALVTADGWKLRYINSTDSFQLYRLHDDYREENDISADHPDLVARLSGWMLNACDGDYRNGTPGAHFAGYPDEN, encoded by the coding sequence ATGACCGATAACCCGAATGTTATTCTCATCTTCGCGGACGATCTTGGACGCGGTATGCTCAGCTGCTATGGACAGCAACACTTTGAAACCCCGAATATTGATCGCCTCGCAAACGAAGGTATGAAGTTCAATCATGCTTACGGTTGCGCGTTCTGCGCCCCATCCCGCGCCAGCATGTTGACAGGTCTCCACGATTGCCATGATGGGACGTGGACTTATACACAAGGCGGACTCTACCACAGACTGAGTGCCGGGGAACTAACACTGGATCAGATTACAGAGTTAATCCATACAACAGGACTGCAAGCGGATCCCGACGATGTCTTTTTGGCACAGATCGCCGAGGAAGCGGGTTACGTTACAGGACAGATTGGGAAACTCGAATGGGGTTTTGCCACGACTGGCGCGCGTATTCGTCGCCACGGTTGGCAGTATCACTACGGCTACTATGACCATCAGCGTTGCCACGGTTTTTATCCGCCTTATCTCTTTGAGAACGGACAACCCACGCCTATCCGAGGCAATACTCATGACGATTGCGGTGTACATCCGAATACGGAATCTCCTAAAAATATGGAGATTCGCAGCAATCGTCAAGGGAAAGCAGTATACTCTCAAGACATTTTCAACGAGAAAATTATAGAATTCCTTCGCGACCACAAGGATAACCCTTTCTTTCTCTATCACCCTTCTCAGTTGCCACACGGACCGATTGCTATTCCTGACATTCATCCGGCAGTCAAGCAGTCTTCGGAGTTAACAACGTTTGAGAAAGAGTACGCCTCCATGATCCTAAAACTGGATGAGACCGTCGGGATTATCTTGGACGAACTCGAACGCCTCGGAATAGACGACCGCACGATGATTGTTTTCTCCGCTGATAACGGCCATGAAGTGTACTACCGTCAGGAAGGACGAACGACAGGTCGGCAAGTAGATTTGGACGGAAACCGATTTGACGACATCACAACGAAATTCTATTCGGAGACTGGCGGCGATGTGTTCAACGGAAACGACGGTATGGGAGGCTTGAAATGGTCGAGTTGGGAAGGCGGTACGCGAATTCCTTATATTGTTCGCTTGCCCGGAAAGATTACACCCAGCAGTGTCTCCGATCTTATGCTCACGAACTACGATCTAATGCCAACGCTCGCAGACTTTATCGGCGCGGAAATGCTGCAAGATAAAGATGGCGTATCCTTCTTACCGACGTTGCTTGAGAGGCATGAAGACCAGCAGCACCACGAGTGGGTTATATATGCCTCTCGGCTCGGCCCGGCACTCGTAACGGCAGATGGTTGGAAGTTACGGTATATCAATAGCACAGACAGTTTCCAGTTATATCGTCTCCACGATGACTACCGCGAAGAGAACGATATCTCGGCAGATCATCCTGACCTCGTTGCCCGCCTCAGTGGGTGGATGCTCAATGCTTGTGATGGCGATTACCGAAACGGTACACCCGGAGCACATTTCGCTGGGTATCCCGATGAAAATTGA